ttggttactacttcttttgctccacacatcatagttttttgtattggtgtgattttgtccGGAATTCACAACATTGCATAACAAAGCCATGAAAATAACATGAAAGCAATTGTTCactaattttcttattttgtataacaactatttttttgacaaattatttgTATAACTTgaaataggaaaaataataattttaaaagatatAAGACTACATTACTCAAACAGAGAAGTTCAAATTACAAACAACCgtatctatattttttaaagacttGCATCAAATTAATTCATTCTATGTGATTTGCAAGGGATCAATTGTTTGTTCTTTTCAGTCTTATGTTAAATGTATGCCAACAAGTCTAAGAAGTCATTCAGGTTTTCCAGTGAAGAAGAATAGATTATATCCCAATAGCAACCCGAATATTGCCCCACATCCATATCCGATCACCACAGCTTTCCAGCCAAATCCTGATTCCTCTTGATCATCAGTTGTTGAATATGGTGGAAGATCTTCCTCATTTTTGCATGGCTTAGACAATGGATATCCACATAACATTGTATTCCCTTCATAGGAATCATTTCCAAATGTACCAAACTGTTGACCTGCAGGTATGATTCCCTcatggtggttttgtgaaaggTTTAAGACAGAGAGGAAATTCAAATTTGTCAAAGTCACGGGAATTTCACCGGTCAATTGGTTTCTTGAGAGGTCCGACCACTCTAAATTTCTCAATTTACTCAAAGATTGTGGAATGGTACTTTTGATTCCATTTTTTAAGAGGTTAAGGCCTTTAAGAGAATGTCGATGTTCGACAATATGCACTCTAACCAATCTTAAATATAGACCACACATTTCTATAATGCTAatgatttaatgttgttgtCATTTGTCATATCACTGATACTCAACTAAGCCTAGATATGCTCTGTGTTTATTTAAGAGTGAATGTTCCATTCCCTTGTGATTGCATCAATGATGAGTTTCTTGGTCACACGTTTCTGTACGAGCTTCAGCCAAGAGATACATATGCTTCCATTGCTGAGTTGACTTTTAGCAATTTGACAAATAAAGGGTGGATGGAGAAGGTCAATAAGCTCTATTCCTGATTCTGTGATGGTTAATGTTACTGTTAACTGTTCCTGTGGAGAAAGACTGGTTTCCAAGGATTATGGTTTGTTCGTAACATATCCTCTTAGTTCTGAGGACACTTAGTTTGGAGTCCATTGCAAAGGATACCAAGATGGATGCTGAGTTGCTGCAGAGGTACAACCCAGGTGTGAATTTCAGCCAAGGAAGTGGTCTGGTTTTTATTCCAGGGAAAggtaacatattttattttgcttttatttGAGTTTCGgtattttgaatttcaaaatttgtcaaaaaagtaTTTCAGACCTGCTTGAATTGACTTATCTGCGTTTATCTGCTTGTGAGACTgtagagagcttatgaaaagaACTTACAATAAGTTATTATTAtgcctttatttttttcttttactataGAAATTACTTATGTGGTAAGCGCTTCATtgagttgtttatccaaacaaagcGTTAATGTTTGACTATATTATCCAATTTAATATTCATTCTGTTAttgattttttccttttaacTTTGCAGATAAAAATGGAGTTTATGTTCCCTTGCCCCACGAGTAAGTTTTAATCGGTTACCCTTCATGCTCAGTGCTCACAACAATGAACATTCATATGTTTTGTTCGATAATCATTATTTCTATTTCCTTTTCTCTCTTGCAGAAAAGCAGGTTTGGCCTTCAAACATATCAGAGAATCAGCCATATTGATTCCTATTTGTTTTTGGCATGTCTCTCTGAGCTTAAATTTCTATCTATATAAGCAGGTCATTTAGCTAGGAGTTTAGCTACTGTTATCGGAGGAATATGCATGGTTCTGTTATTAGCAATTTGTATATATACTAGATACTTTCGAAAAAGAATGCAGAGGAATCTAAATTGCCAAAAATATATCGATACTTtcgaaagaagaaaaagaggaaaaattaTGCCCCCAAAGTTGAGAAATATCGGGTTTCGATGAAGTGTTGACTGAAAGAGTTTTTGAATTGTAACAAGGCAGAGGTGTCATGTTTGTTTCACAGTGAGAAAGTATAGGAAGTAAAATGAGTAAGCAGCAACAAGAAGAACATGTGAAAGGTAAAATAaggcaataaaataaaaaaggaccCATTTAGAGATACTTACACTTTCTTCTcaatattctttcttttttacttgAGGATTATGTATGTACCAATCCATTAAACTGTAGTTATTTATATGGGAAACACAGCCGAACAAGTCTTGGCATGCTCTTGTTTTGTAGTAAGGGACGCTTTTCTTCAACCGTATGAGGCACTCCATTAAGAAGAATTTTTGTGGTTGCAATTTTAGACTTTTAGTGATATGATAATtgataaaaacattaatttattagCATCCATAGACATATTTGGTGTAGGTTTAAGAGGGTAACgactgaagaaaatgaaaacatgaactaaattaaataacattttctACAAGGGAAGACCAAGACTTTTGAACCATATGTAATACTTAAGTTGCAATCCTAATttgcaggtttttttttttgaagaagcccTAATTTGCAGGTTTAATAATATGACAATTGAcaacaacattaattaattagcaTCCGTTGAAATGTATGGTGTATGTACTATATTTAAGATTTAAGATAGCACTCAAGTTGGAATCTTATTGCAAGGTGTAACTTAATTTATGTgataacaaatatttaaatagaAATCACAATGAGTAGTCTGGTTAAAGAATGACATaggaaatgaagaaaataacagCATTAATTGTATAGAGAAGCAAAGACTTAGACTTCTTCATCTTTATAGAGCGCTCAAGGTGGATTACTCTTCCGAATGGAtacttatttaccaaaaattggtTAATGTTATGATTTATTCAATGGATGATTGCTCACATTTTCAGAAAAAATGTCCATTGGGATTACGATCCAATCCATTGAGCAATTTGAAGGGCTTATTGAACAATTACCTTATGAGAATTGTTCTTCTCATctgtttttgctcattcccgtcctacatgagttaactcacgctgaaaaatacacctacgtgagttaactcatgttgaaAATACAtctgcatgagttaactcacgctcggcTATTTGAcgggaatgagcaaaaacagATGGAAGAAGAGCAATTACCTTACCTTATTCTATGATACTTAGGCCCACTAATGATCGATGATATGAATGATGCATCAAACAACGGTGCTACTACTTCATATGTTCACCGACACAAAAATTTAACACAACATTAAACTTTGATTcattttatgcttatgcataTAGCAATTATCAAGGACACATCAAAGGGAAACAAAGTTATATGattaaaaatattcttaaaaagataaaaactatGAACAATAAGATAGTTACAAGATCTTGCAGATGTCAGGGGAAGAAGATTTAAGCTATAAGGCTGAATTCAAAGCTCATAACCTTCGGGAATAGCCAGAACCTGCACATTTCTTGCAGAGTACCAATCCTACAAAATGTGAATTAGACACGGGTATTAGTAGATTATACCATGAAAATATCTTGTTGGTTTTCACCAGAATCGCAGATCACAGAAAATAACActttgttcaaattttgctaAGCTACAATGCTACAGTGACACTAGAGCCACTATTTAACAAAACTATATCGAATAACGTATCGCAAAACAATAACGATTTATTCAAATTCCAGTATGGCGTACACTATAGCTGCTATTTTACAACACTGGTTTCCTaccaaaagtaaaaacattCTACTAAAGACAGTACAGAGAAGCACAACCCAAATTATTCATATTAAATCAAGAATGCAAAATAAATGCAATTTTGCTAGATGTCCAAtaacaatttttgtatataagtGATAATGACATAAAGAGATACCTGAACCCTTGCATACTTTGCAGTCAACCAACCCCATCTCTTTTTTCATCTTGCCGTTGTTgcaaaaaacacattttgttccaccTGCTTATCAATAATGGCATTTAAAATTGTAGCTTTTATCAACACTCATTAATACGAATACAAGTTGCCCATTTACTTTATATACAAAGCAGGACTCCTCTTGATTAAGGAACAAACAGGTTCACTAGAACAGTTAAAACATTGGGAGTGCAATGGCAATAGAAAATACAATTGTGAATCATAAATATCACTAAAGCATGTATATCACCTTCTTTCCTCATTCCAGTAACCTATGTAGACATGTCCAACTCGGTGTCCAACACTAATGTGTGTAGTTCGAttcaattacttttattttctcaaatttttatgCTATGTCAGTGTCAGTTTTGTATTAGGTGTTTGTGTCTCTGTAAGTACTTCATAACGGACGACACATAGCCATGCAATGTATCTCCATCTACAGAGGGATACTTCATTGAAAGGATGAAGCAGATATAGAAAGGGAGGGGtaaggaaaataaaaacattgtaACTAGTGGAATACTATGAAGCACCGTCTACGCGAGGGCATATGGAAGAGCTTACTAAATGAGATAAGCGCTTTTTAGTGTTCAAATACACACATATTGATAGTAAGCTTtccaaaaatagcttataatttTGGTTCAAAATTGGTTTCACTCACTCTACCCTCTCTTTTGCACCATCGCTCACTCAATCCTCCTTTTAACAACAGTTACCCTAGCTAAGTCAATGTTTTTAAACAAGTAATTTGTCAAACCCTCACTgctaatattaaaaatgttcCTCACACTCTCAGACCAAAATATAAAGCATTAATAATTTCcattgaaaaacaacaaaaaagcaCAACAATCTTGAAGTCCAAATGCAGAAAGATAATTACCGTTGCCACCACATCGCTCACAGGACACCGGATCACCCTGCAAAATCCCATCACTCGTTACCAAAAGTCCAAAACAAAGTATCAACATTGACCCACAAGTTTATTGTTACCAAACGAAATAACATATTCTGGAAGTTAAACTGATTGCAGTCATGTATGCAATGCATCTGAATCCTATAATAGATATCTGAAGTTCCATTCAAACCACAAACCCCCACCCCGAAAAAGGTTTTTTGATCAAAACCGACAGAAACTCAGAATTGAATACAAACTTATTATC
Above is a genomic segment from Medicago truncatula cultivar Jemalong A17 chromosome 5, MtrunA17r5.0-ANR, whole genome shotgun sequence containing:
- the LOC11431792 gene encoding receptor-like protein 9DC3; protein product: MCGLYLRLVRVHIVEHRHSLKGLNLLKNGIKSTIPQSLSKLRNLEWSDLSRNQLTGEIPVTLTNLNFLSVLNLSQNHHEGIIPAGQQFGTFGNDSYEGNTMLCGYPLSKPCKNEEDLPPYSTTDDQEESGFGWKAVVIGYGCGAIFGLLLGYNLFFFTGKPE
- the LOC11431793 gene encoding chitin elicitor receptor kinase 1, whose amino-acid sequence is MDAELLQRYNPGVNFSQGSGLVFIPGKDKNGVYVPLPHEKAGLAFKHIRESAILIPICFWHVSLSLNFYLYKQVI